From a single Rutidosis leptorrhynchoides isolate AG116_Rl617_1_P2 chromosome 5, CSIRO_AGI_Rlap_v1, whole genome shotgun sequence genomic region:
- the LOC139849060 gene encoding uncharacterized protein: MLNDNSLAEKQQSQTRDVLKTSPMLSIGAGGEGANKAAANAWLTELLVQAAPPAYKHSLSQPAVQGTALENLFALITGNKAKRPVETLATSQKLCKRIASCTLPANIIIPVILGVYNGTTNPDDFLQIFEGAMKTQHWSDEVACHLFPTVLQSAAREWFAKLPPNGITCFADLREKFLMQYQNLHRHTYTHLYDYEIPMYRGEKIESFITRYMLKCLKISGLPETHQIFEFITCLDKDAHPSLVSELRWNISGTFAGAVMVAMQYQHSRRERHTGYHREERKREEERRSDSRHRHNSSRRSESHSKNHNSRGKSHDSHRHDKSSRKPYDKGSLIDSLSKTPREILLTKSVKAKFTPPAPLEKRDGQKSDKYCEFHEDNGHDTDECKALIREIIAKIKAGELNHLLS, from the coding sequence ATGCTGAATGATAACAGTCTAGCAGAGAAGCAGCAATCGCAAACTCGAGACGTTCTAAAAACCAGTCCAATGCTAAGCATCGGTGCAGGAGGCGAGGGTGCTAACAAAGCTGCCGCAAACGCATGGTTGACCGAGCTCCTCGTGCAGGCTGCACCGCCAGCGTACAAACATTCCCTGTCGCAACCTGCCGTCCAGGGGACAGCACTTGAAAATCTCTTCGCATTAATCACCGGTAACAAAGCAAAGCGACCGGTTGAGACGTTAGCTACTAGCCAAAAGTTGTGCAAACGAATCGCCAGTTGCACACTCCCCGCTAACATCATCATACCGGTCATTTTGGGGGTGTATAATGGCACCACGAACCCGGACGATTTCTTGCAAATCTTTGAGGGTGCTATGAAAACCCAGCACTGGAGTGACGAGGTGGCATGTCATCTCTTTCCGACGGTACTACAGTCGGCTGCCAGGGAGTGGTTTGCCAAATTACCACCTAATGGAATCACTTGCTTCGCGGACTTACGAGAAAAGTTCCTCATGCAATATCAGAACCTCCACCGACACACGTATACGCACCTGTATGATTACGAAATCCCAATGTACCGGGGAGAGAAGATCGAAAGCTTCATCACAAGGTATATGTTGAAATGTCTGAAAATCTCAGGACTCCCGGAAACGCATCAGATTTTCGAATTTATCACGTGCTTAGACAAAGACGCACACCCGTCACTTGTCTCAGAACTCCGTTGGAACATCTCGGGTACATTTGCAGGTGCCGTAATGGTAGCTATGCAATACCAACACTCGAGGAGGGAGAGACATACTGGGTATCATCGAGAAGAGAGGAAAAGAGAAGAAGAGAGGAGAAGCGACAGCAGGCACCGCCATAACAGTAGCAGGCGCAGTGAAAGCCACAGCAAAAATCACAACAGTCGTGGCAAGAGTCATGATAGCCATAGGCATGACAAGAGCAGCCGGAAGCCGTATGATAAAGGGTCTCTAATCGATAGCCTCTCCAAAACTCCAAGGGAGATACTGTTAACGAAATCCGTGAAGGCAAAGTTTACTCCTCCGGCACCACTGGAAAAGCGTGACGGCCAAAAGTCAGACAAGTATTGTGAGTTCCATGAGGACAATGGCCATGACACCGATGAATGCAAGGCGCTGATACGTGAAATCATTGCCAAAATAAAAGCAGGTGAACTCAATCATTTGCTATCATGA
- the LOC139849061 gene encoding uncharacterized protein, giving the protein MEGLHLAFHHAMEARIIRCIKVGRDTIHLSHFIYADDVIIFSDWSAIELNRILLILEIFYKVSSLRLNVAKAHVFVIRVADSEVISIANATEARVGTFPTTYLVMPIGSNMKYIFNWDLLINKFRSKLSSWKASLISSGGRLTLVKPVMGS; this is encoded by the coding sequence ATGGAAGGTCTTCATCTTGCTTTTCATCACGCCATGGAAGCTCGCATCATTCGATGTATTAAGGTTGGGAGGGATACCATTCATCTTTCTCACTTTATTTATGCAGATGATGTCATTATTTTTTCAGATTGGAGTGCTATAGAATTGAACCGTATTTTACTCATCTTAGAGATCTTTTATAAAGTTTCTAGTTTAAGGTTAAATGTTGCTAAAGCTCACGTTTTTGTAATTCGTGTGGCGGATTCTGAGGTTATTTCCATTGCTAATGCCACAGAGGCTCGGGTAGGGACGTTTCCAACTACTTACCTTGTTATGCCTATTGGTTCCAATATGAAATATATCTTTAATTGGGACTTGTTGATTAATAAGTTCCGGTCTAAATTATCTTCATGGAAGGCCAGTCTCATTTCCTCGGGTGGCAGATTGACGTTGGTTAAACCGGTTATGGGgagttga